Proteins co-encoded in one Bradyrhizobium sp. 170 genomic window:
- a CDS encoding YkgJ family cysteine cluster protein produces MQGIAADHENPCQACGACCSYSQNWPRFTTEDDAALDLIPEGLVNERLSGMRCDGDRCSALSGKVGEATACLIYAVRPEVCRTCMPGDVECAMARKRHGLPVLV; encoded by the coding sequence ATGCAAGGAATCGCCGCCGACCACGAAAACCCCTGCCAAGCCTGCGGCGCCTGCTGCAGCTACTCGCAGAACTGGCCGCGTTTCACCACCGAGGACGATGCGGCGCTCGACCTGATCCCGGAAGGGCTGGTCAACGAAAGATTGTCGGGAATGCGCTGCGACGGCGACCGCTGTTCGGCGCTGTCAGGCAAGGTCGGCGAGGCGACGGCGTGCCTGATCTATGCGGTGCGGCCCGAAGTGTGCCGCACCTGCATGCCCGGCGATGTCGAATGCGCGATGGCGCGAAAGCGGCACGGCTTGCCGGTATTGGTGTGA
- a CDS encoding enoyl-CoA hydratase/isomerase family protein, which yields MSDTASAPILEVTGARATIRLNRPKHLNRLQSEDLGDLVKLFDRIEADPAIRVLVLTGTGRAFSAGYDLNSVADRATSATAQPSAGSAFEAVVDRLEDLGVPTICRLNGGVYGGATDLALACDFRIGVDTAEMFMPAARLGLHYYKSGIARYVSRLGVDNAKMLFLTAQKIAAPEMLRIGYLTAMVPVEALDEEVDRLATILAGNAPLAMRGMKRAINEFARGKFDEEAADLRHRESMRSAEIKEGIKAFAEKRSPKF from the coding sequence ATGTCCGACACAGCAAGCGCGCCGATACTTGAAGTCACAGGCGCGCGCGCCACCATCCGCCTCAACCGGCCGAAACATCTGAACCGGCTGCAGAGCGAGGATCTCGGCGATCTCGTCAAGCTGTTCGACCGGATCGAGGCCGATCCCGCGATCCGCGTGCTGGTGCTGACCGGCACCGGCCGCGCCTTCAGCGCCGGCTACGATCTCAATTCGGTGGCCGACCGCGCCACCAGCGCGACCGCGCAACCGAGCGCGGGATCGGCGTTCGAAGCGGTGGTCGACCGCCTGGAGGACCTTGGCGTACCGACGATCTGCCGGCTCAATGGCGGCGTCTATGGCGGCGCGACCGACCTGGCGCTGGCCTGCGACTTCCGCATCGGCGTCGACACGGCCGAGATGTTCATGCCGGCGGCGCGGCTCGGCCTGCACTATTACAAAAGCGGCATCGCCCGCTATGTGTCACGGCTCGGTGTCGACAACGCAAAAATGCTGTTCCTCACCGCGCAGAAAATCGCAGCGCCGGAAATGCTGCGGATCGGCTACCTCACCGCCATGGTGCCGGTGGAAGCGCTCGACGAGGAAGTCGACCGGCTCGCCACCATCCTGGCCGGCAACGCGCCGCTGGCCATGCGCGGCATGAAGCGCGCCATCAACGAATTCGCCCGCGGCAAATTCGACGAGGAGGCTGCCGATCTCCGCCACCGCGAAAGCATGCGCAGCGCCGAGATCAAGGAAGGCATCAAGGCTTTTGCGGAAAAGCGTTCGCCGAAATTCTGA
- a CDS encoding DUF3307 domain-containing protein, with protein MLLLTVKHVIADFMLQNSWMAIGKDQKTGWALPLLAHCLVHLAVGMALILIVAPRFWFVAFIDFAIHITIDRIKGIFASRFGVTMENEHPWFWTLIGVDQALHHLTGFGLSIFMAAN; from the coding sequence ATGCTGCTTCTCACCGTGAAGCACGTCATTGCCGATTTCATGCTGCAAAATTCCTGGATGGCGATCGGCAAGGATCAAAAGACCGGCTGGGCCTTGCCGCTATTGGCGCATTGCCTCGTCCACCTCGCGGTAGGGATGGCGCTGATCCTGATCGTCGCGCCACGATTCTGGTTCGTCGCCTTCATCGACTTCGCGATTCACATCACCATCGACCGGATCAAGGGGATCTTCGCTTCCCGGTTCGGCGTGACGATGGAGAACGAGCATCCGTGGTTCTGGACGCTGATCGGCGTCGACCAGGCGCTGCACCATCTCACCGGTTTCGGCCTGTCGATCTTCATGGCGGCGAACTGA
- a CDS encoding DUF6537 domain-containing protein, translated as MSDRGILSSLRYLFADFIGEDDDTPPFLPEGLPAPVMAVASDAIHFLIDYQGTSYAELYVHRLRRFVGKQGVDDAMLTDIARLMAVRMAYEDPIRIAQLKLAELNQTSGNPARPAVDVRKFRLEELIGALPAVISEYVLDALDWAGWSNKRVAIRFSTASRFGIRRLKIEAGLRRWRLFSMRYAKERVLVERWLHMIDRSLTKQPQAAPAIVHTATMIEGYGDVYRQGLADWNAIIDGLVKPTFDGVLALPDLGSAVTEARAAAMPDPRQAALKRKIAEIRARASVGSNAA; from the coding sequence GTGTCAGACCGCGGTATCCTGTCGTCGTTGCGTTATCTGTTCGCGGATTTCATCGGCGAGGATGACGACACGCCGCCGTTCCTGCCCGAAGGGCTGCCGGCGCCGGTGATGGCGGTGGCGAGCGACGCCATCCATTTCCTGATCGACTATCAAGGAACAAGCTATGCCGAACTTTACGTCCACCGGCTGCGGCGGTTCGTCGGCAAGCAAGGTGTCGACGATGCGATGCTGACCGACATTGCGCGGCTGATGGCGGTGCGCATGGCCTATGAAGATCCGATCCGGATCGCGCAACTGAAGCTTGCCGAACTGAATCAAACGTCCGGCAATCCTGCCAGGCCTGCCGTCGATGTCAGGAAGTTCAGGCTCGAGGAACTGATCGGCGCGCTTCCCGCTGTTATCTCCGAGTATGTGCTCGATGCACTCGATTGGGCAGGCTGGTCGAACAAGCGGGTCGCCATCCGCTTCAGCACGGCAAGCCGGTTTGGCATCCGGCGCCTCAAGATCGAGGCGGGACTGCGGCGATGGCGGCTGTTTTCGATGCGTTATGCCAAGGAGCGGGTTTTGGTCGAACGCTGGCTGCACATGATCGACCGCAGCCTGACCAAGCAGCCCCAGGCTGCGCCCGCGATCGTGCACACCGCGACCATGATCGAGGGATATGGCGACGTCTATCGTCAGGGCCTGGCGGACTGGAATGCGATCATCGACGGCCTGGTCAAGCCGACCTTCGATGGCGTGCTGGCGCTGCCTGATCTGGGGAGCGCGGTGACCGAGGCGCGCGCTGCCGCGATGCCGGACCCGCGGCAGGCGGCACTGAAGCGCAAGATCGCCGAAATCCGGGCGCGGGCTTCGGTCGGGTCGAACGCGGCCTGA
- a CDS encoding cyclic nucleotide-gated ion channel, with translation MSKRLVLSALAQFTAKTAGRNMTKAAYAAVAAGVAAMVVLTAAPAYEAAHHWVDAVLWTCLVYFVFEWLVRLRHMARQGRLSLYALSGSGVVDAIGALAVPVALLSGIEPRTAWLLSILWVLKVVPGIPGLRQLRRVLVLESGPLLSVLVIFLMVVFLASVAEYFLERDVQPATFGSVPAALWWAVVTLTTTGYGDVVPITPLGRLVAALVMISGLGVFGLWTGILATGFAAETRRDNFLKTWETVSKVPFFATLGPAAIADVTHMLRTMDLPARTMIIRKGQHGDCMYFIAAGEAEVELPGKKIALGEGAFFGEMALLGNNVRGANVTTTKVTRLLVLDLVDFRLLMARHPDLAETIDAEARRRAQENK, from the coding sequence ATGTCCAAGCGGCTCGTTCTCTCGGCACTGGCTCAGTTCACCGCCAAGACGGCCGGCCGCAACATGACCAAAGCGGCCTATGCCGCGGTGGCGGCCGGCGTCGCTGCGATGGTGGTGCTCACCGCGGCCCCCGCCTACGAGGCGGCGCATCACTGGGTCGATGCGGTGCTGTGGACGTGCCTCGTCTATTTCGTGTTCGAATGGCTGGTGCGGCTGCGCCACATGGCGCGGCAGGGGCGGCTATCGCTGTACGCGCTCTCCGGCAGCGGGGTCGTCGACGCGATCGGTGCCCTTGCCGTACCGGTCGCGCTGCTCTCGGGCATCGAGCCCAGGACGGCGTGGCTGCTCAGCATCCTCTGGGTGCTCAAGGTCGTTCCGGGCATCCCGGGGCTGCGGCAACTGCGGCGCGTGCTGGTGCTGGAATCAGGACCGCTGCTCAGCGTGCTCGTGATCTTCCTGATGGTGGTGTTCCTGGCGTCGGTCGCGGAATATTTCCTGGAACGCGACGTGCAGCCGGCGACCTTCGGCAGCGTGCCGGCGGCGCTGTGGTGGGCGGTGGTGACGCTGACCACGACTGGCTATGGCGACGTGGTGCCGATCACGCCGCTCGGTCGCCTGGTCGCGGCGCTGGTCATGATCTCCGGCCTCGGCGTGTTCGGGCTCTGGACCGGTATTCTGGCGACCGGCTTTGCCGCCGAGACCCGTCGCGACAATTTCCTGAAGACGTGGGAGACCGTCAGCAAGGTGCCGTTCTTTGCTACCCTCGGCCCGGCCGCGATCGCCGACGTCACGCACATGCTGCGAACCATGGACCTGCCGGCGCGCACCATGATCATCCGCAAGGGCCAGCACGGCGACTGCATGTATTTCATCGCCGCCGGCGAGGCCGAGGTTGAATTGCCCGGCAAGAAAATCGCGCTTGGCGAAGGCGCGTTCTTCGGCGAGATGGCGCTGCTCGGCAACAATGTGCGCGGCGCCAATGTCACGACCACCAAGGTGACGCGGCTGCTGGTGCTCGATCTCGTGGATTTTCGCCTGCTGATGGCGCGGCATCCCGATCTCGCCGAGACCATCGACGCCGAAGCCAGGCGGCGCGCGCAAGAGAACAAGTAA
- a CDS encoding TAXI family TRAP transporter solute-binding subunit, which translates to MSAEAPTPHPEMPRRRSRVVKSNRTQILLFSILTLILTAAVVWGGRTWVRNSETLVFAVGEANGPEARFAARLATVLKNNSSRLRLKIVPNGDNAKALSQFDRKEANLAILRTDARIPPRARAVAILEHDLLLLISPTGKKIKTIAELKKKKIAVMADSESGAALVRNILELSDAPDAGARVQMAPPGATFDQLFAAGFGAVVKIAHASQIVKDKSYEQYTRRGGFTLNAIDSAKAIARKYPAISEETVATGMLSASPAVPAEDVDTIGLEWLLVAQSKLSTTTVSDLARIIYENKAELSLTDGFASKIEPAATDKDAFIVAHPGAAEYINDEIKSFVERYSDLMYVALAALSIIGTIFAAIYTKVTRIAPEKASQLATAILDIGERMEYAKSLDALDELQDELETILRGVVIGLRDGTISSDGLDTFKLGYEFVRDEIGLRREHIKRHPPSQDDKVVAVKTAQSA; encoded by the coding sequence ATGAGTGCTGAAGCCCCAACGCCGCATCCGGAAATGCCGCGTCGCCGCTCGCGGGTCGTCAAGAGCAACCGGACCCAGATCCTGCTGTTTTCCATCCTGACCCTGATCCTGACCGCCGCCGTGGTATGGGGCGGCCGGACCTGGGTTCGCAATTCCGAGACGCTGGTATTTGCCGTAGGCGAGGCCAACGGCCCCGAGGCGCGCTTCGCCGCCCGTCTGGCGACGGTGCTGAAGAATAATTCCTCGCGGCTGCGGCTCAAGATCGTGCCCAACGGCGACAATGCAAAGGCGCTGTCGCAGTTCGACCGCAAGGAAGCCAACCTTGCGATATTGCGCACCGACGCCAGGATACCGCCCCGCGCCCGCGCAGTTGCGATCCTCGAACACGACCTGCTTTTGCTGATCAGCCCGACCGGCAAGAAAATCAAAACCATCGCCGAGCTGAAGAAAAAGAAGATCGCGGTCATGGCCGACAGCGAGAGCGGAGCTGCACTGGTACGCAATATCCTCGAGCTCTCGGACGCCCCGGATGCGGGCGCGCGGGTCCAGATGGCGCCGCCGGGCGCGACCTTCGACCAGCTGTTCGCCGCAGGATTCGGCGCCGTGGTCAAGATCGCGCACGCCTCGCAGATCGTGAAGGACAAGAGCTACGAGCAATATACCAGGCGCGGCGGCTTCACCCTGAATGCGATCGATTCGGCGAAAGCGATCGCCAGGAAATACCCGGCGATATCAGAGGAAACGGTGGCGACCGGAATGCTGTCCGCCTCGCCCGCTGTCCCTGCGGAAGACGTCGACACGATCGGGCTCGAATGGCTGCTGGTCGCCCAATCCAAGCTCTCGACCACGACCGTGAGCGACCTGGCGCGGATCATCTACGAGAACAAGGCCGAGCTCTCGCTGACCGACGGCTTCGCCTCCAAGATCGAGCCGGCCGCGACCGACAAGGACGCCTTCATCGTGGCGCATCCGGGCGCCGCCGAATACATCAACGACGAAATCAAGTCCTTTGTCGAGCGCTACAGCGATTTGATGTATGTCGCCCTGGCGGCGCTCAGCATCATCGGCACGATCTTTGCCGCCATCTACACCAAGGTCACCCGGATTGCGCCGGAGAAGGCCAGCCAGCTCGCAACCGCCATTCTCGATATCGGCGAGCGCATGGAATATGCCAAATCGCTGGACGCTCTCGACGAACTCCAGGACGAACTGGAAACGATCCTGCGCGGCGTGGTGATAGGGTTGCGCGACGGCACCATTTCCAGCGACGGACTGGACACCTTCAAGCTCGGCTATGAGTTCGTGCGCGACGAGATCGGTCTGCGCCGCGAACATATCAAGCGGCACCCGCCGTCACAGGATGACAAAGTGGTGGCCGTGAAGACCGCGCAGAGCGCGTAA
- a CDS encoding cyclic nucleotide-binding domain-containing protein: protein MDTSHLAQHAGTAGALFATIFVVATTTMKTMIPLRVFGILANVILILTAIPARNYLVMVVQVVMLFVNSYRLHQMLQLVRDVKKSVNSDLSMEWLKPFMTERQCAAGEIMFYKDEKAEDMLYIVSGKFKLVESGIVLPVGAIVGELGMLSPSNMRTQTLECVEAGLVLSVSYSKVEELYVQNPAFGFYFLRLSSARLFQNLETLQQQLNQQTASAAAPKPA, encoded by the coding sequence ATGGATACGTCTCATCTGGCACAACACGCAGGAACCGCGGGCGCGCTGTTCGCGACAATTTTCGTGGTCGCCACCACCACGATGAAGACCATGATCCCGTTGCGGGTCTTCGGCATTCTCGCCAACGTCATCCTGATCCTGACCGCGATCCCGGCCCGCAACTATCTGGTCATGGTGGTGCAGGTGGTCATGCTGTTCGTCAACTCCTATCGCCTGCACCAGATGCTGCAACTGGTGCGCGACGTGAAGAAGTCCGTCAACAGCGACCTCTCGATGGAATGGCTGAAGCCGTTCATGACCGAGCGTCAATGCGCGGCCGGCGAGATCATGTTCTACAAGGACGAAAAAGCCGAGGACATGCTCTATATCGTCAGCGGCAAGTTCAAGCTGGTCGAGTCGGGCATCGTGCTGCCGGTCGGCGCGATCGTTGGCGAGCTCGGCATGCTGTCGCCGTCGAACATGCGCACCCAGACGCTGGAATGCGTGGAAGCCGGTCTCGTCCTGAGCGTCAGCTACAGCAAGGTCGAGGAGCTCTATGTGCAGAACCCGGCTTTCGGCTTCTATTTCCTTCGCCTGTCCAGCGCGCGGCTGTTTCAGAATCTCGAGACGCTGCAGCAGCAGTTGAACCAGCAAACGGCGTCCGCCGCGGCGCCGAAGCCCGCATAG